Genomic segment of Deltaproteobacteria bacterium:
CGTCGCTCGACATGGGGAAGAAGCCGCTCGGCATCTCGCGCGAGGCGCGCGCCGTGCTCGAGGCGTATCACTGGGAAGGCAACGTGCGGGAGCTGCGCAACGTCATGGAGCGCGCGGCGATCCTCTGCAAGGGCGGCCTCGTCATCGCCGCGGATCTTCCGGTCGGCCAGCGCGGCAACGGCGAGGCGCTCGAGGCGCGCAATGCGATCGCGAGCATCGCGATCCCGCCCGGAGGGGCGACACTGCACCATCTGGAGCGCGAGATCTTCACCAAGACACTCGCGATCACCCGGGGAAACCAGCGCCGCGCCGCCCGCGTTCTCGGGCTGCGCGAGAGCACGTTCCGGTTCCGGATGCGGAAGCTCGGCGTCGGGGCGGCGTCGTCGGTGACGGCGCTCTGTGCGCTCGCGTGGTCGCGGCTCGACGCCTGCAGCAGCCTCCTCGACGCGCTCGTCGGCTGAGCGGTTCCGCGGCGTCGGGCGCGAGCGTCGCGAGCGTATCGTGCCGGCGCGGTCGGTCGCGCACGCGGCTCGTGATCCGCTGCGCGGCGCCGCGAGGAATGCGCAGCCGGTTGCGAACGCGCGATCGGCTGCGTGCCATCCGGGCGGTCGGGCGACACGGCGGCGCGGGCTCGTTTCCGGCGTGATTACGGACCCGTGAAGGATCGGGCGCGGTCCCGGAGGCGCGCCGCCGCGCGCGTCCGTCCGGCCGTGCGCGGCGGGTTGCGGAGGACGCGCCCCGCGTCGCGGGGCGGCGCGCCGCCAGGCGCGCGCGGGCGTCGCGTCTTTTCTTCGCGGGAACACGGAGTTCGGCCGCATCGGTCGCGTGTCGGAGCGCCGCGAGCGCGTCTGGCACGGGCGGTGCTCATTGGCGCCGGACACTTCGGCACGACAGCGGAGAGCGATCATGGCGCAGGAGACCGTCGAACGATTGTTGGGACGCATTCTCACCGACGCGGAGTTTCGCCAGCGTCTCTTCACCCGGGCGGAAGATCATCTCGGGCAGTTCGATCTCCTCGCGCACGAGCGCGAGAGCCTGCGCGGCCTCGATCTGGAGGCGGTGGAGCAGCTGTCGGGACGCCTGGACCCGCGCATCGTGCGCGGCTGAGGAGATCACCGATGGGGGTCGTCATCGCACTTCGCCGCAGCATCCTCGTCGCCGTGGCGCTCGCGGCGCTCTCGGCATGCACGCCGGCGAGCAGCGGGTCGCGCGCGAGCGGGGCATCGGTCCAGCCCGTGGGCCTCGGCGGGGCGCCAGCGGCCGCCGCGGATCAGGCGAGCGCGCGGCGCAATCGCGTCCGCCTGGTCGCACTGCAGACGCAGCGCCAGAGCGACGTCGGCGGCGCCGATTATCGGGTGGGGCCGGGCGACGTGCTCGCCGTCAAGGCGTACGACCTCGAGGAACTCGACCGGCGCGTCCGGGTCGACGGCGCCGGCAACGTGATGCTGCCGCTGCTCGAGAGCGTCCCGGTCTCGGGGAAGACGATCGCGGAGGTCGAGCGCGATCTCACGGCGCGCCTCGGCGCGTTCATGTACAGCCCGAAGGTGACGGTCTTCATCGAGGAGTATCGCAGTCAGCAGGTCGCCGTGGTCGGCGCGGTGCAGCGTCCTGGCCTGGTCGCGCAGACGAACCAGACCGCCACCGTCCTCGACGTGATCGCGGCGGCGGGCGGCAAGACCGCCGACGCGACGAGCCGGATCTACCTGATCCCGGCCGAGACGCGCGGCGGGACGGCGGCGGCTTCGCTGAACGAGCTCGCTGCGGCGTCGTCCGAGTGCGGGGAGGCGGCCGGCGGGGCGCCGTGCGCCGCCGCGGGAGGCGTCGACGGCGACCCGATCGCGTTCGACGCCAACGAGATGGACCAGATGGCGCAAGCGACGTTCCTCAGTCTCCCGGTCCGGGGCGGCGACGTGGTGATCGTTCCCGGCAACGGGCATTTCGTCGTCGAGGGGTGGGTCGAGAAGCCGGGCACGTACCCGATGAAGGCCGGCCTCACGTTGCGCGGCGCCATCGCCACCGCCGGCGGGCTGTCGTTCCCCGCCGAGCCGAGCGACGTGCGCGTCTTCCGGCGCGCGCCCAACGGCGCGGCGGAGACGCTGCGGGCGAACCTCAACGACATCGCCGCGCAGCGGGCGCCCGACCCGTTCCTTCACGAGGGCGACGTCATCGAGGTGTCGTCGTCCAAGGTGAGGCTCGTATCCTGGGGCGCGTACAAGGTCATCACGGACATCGTCCGGGCCAGCGCGCGCATCCCAATCTACTGAAGGGACACCACGATGCACGACGCAGAGCCACAGATCGTTCCCTACGCTCTCCGGCGCGACCTCGCCGCGCCGCGGCCGCTCGCCGCGCCGCCGCCGCCGCTGCTGGAGGGCGGCATGCTGCACGACGTCCGGAACGTCCTGCTCCGTCAGTGGCGCGTCCTCGTCGCCGCGCTCGTCGTCGTCGTCGGCGCGACGGCCGCCTATTGCTGGATCGCGACGCCGTACTACCGGGCGCGCGCCACCGTGCTCATCGATCCGCGCGCGCCCCAGGTGCTCAACGGGCAGCGCTTCGGCGAGGTCCAGGATCCGTTCACGAGCGCCAAGTACGACTACTACCAGACGCAGTTCCAGCTCCTGCGCAGCCGGAGCCTCATCCAGCGTGTCGTCGACGAGCTGAAGCTTCCCGAAGACCCCCGGTTCGTGGCGATGACCGAGGATCAGAAGTCCATGGGACGGCCGGTGCCGTCGGTGATGCGCACCTACCTCGACGGCCTCGAGATCCTCCCGATCCGGGGCACGCGCCTGGTCGCCGTCGA
This window contains:
- a CDS encoding polysaccharide biosynthesis/export family protein, giving the protein MGVVIALRRSILVAVALAALSACTPASSGSRASGASVQPVGLGGAPAAAADQASARRNRVRLVALQTQRQSDVGGADYRVGPGDVLAVKAYDLEELDRRVRVDGAGNVMLPLLESVPVSGKTIAEVERDLTARLGAFMYSPKVTVFIEEYRSQQVAVVGAVQRPGLVAQTNQTATVLDVIAAAGGKTADATSRIYLIPAETRGGTAAASLNELAAASSECGEAAGGAPCAAAGGVDGDPIAFDANEMDQMAQATFLSLPVRGGDVVIVPGNGHFVVEGWVEKPGTYPMKAGLTLRGAIATAGGLSFPAEPSDVRVFRRAPNGAAETLRANLNDIAAQRAPDPFLHEGDVIEVSSSKVRLVSWGAYKVITDIVRASARIPIY